A genomic window from Calidithermus timidus DSM 17022 includes:
- a CDS encoding helix-turn-helix domain-containing protein produces the protein MGLYYTVEELARTLKVSEEAIRKRLRGGEIRGVRVGRTWRVPREEAARLLGGKEALEAFDRMKEKEAKP, from the coding sequence GTGGGACTCTACTATACCGTGGAGGAGCTGGCCCGGACCCTCAAGGTCAGCGAGGAGGCCATCCGCAAGCGCCTGAGGGGGGGCGAGATCCGGGGCGTGCGGGTGGGGCGGACCTGGCGGGTGCCGCGCGAGGAGGCCGCCCGGCTGCTGGGCGGGAAGGAGGCCCTCGAGGCCTTCGACCGTATGAAGGAGAAGGAGGCCAAGCCGTGA